The Nitrospira sp. sequence TAACCAACAGATTATTGTTGAAGAACTTCGAGGATAACTCATTATCATGAAGCATCTCACGAGCGACTCCGAACCGCTGAATCTCAATAGCCTCACCCCGCGTCAAATTGTCGAGGAACTGAATCGTTATGTGATCGGGCAAAAGGACGCGAAGCGGATGGTCGCCATTGCCCTTCGCAACCGCTGGCGTCGCCAGCAGGTGGCTCCTGACCTGCGCGATGAGGTGATGCCGAAGAACATTATCATGATCGGGCCGACTGGAGTCGGGAAGACCGAGATCGCCAGACGGCTCGCCAAGTTGGCCGAGGCCCCTTTCCTCAAGGTCGAAGCGTCGAAATTCACCGAAGTCGGCTACGTCGGGCGCGATGTGGAATCCATCATTCGCGATTTGACCGAGCTGGCCATCAATATGGTCAAGACCCAACGCCTTGCCTCCGTTCAGCAAAAGGCCGAACAACAGGGAGAGGAGCGACTACTCGATCTTCTCTTGCCGCCGCCGCCCCCTCGACCAGGATTTGGGGAAAGCGCGGACGAGACGTCCACCCACACACCGCCGGATTCCCACGAGGCCACCCGGTCGAAACTTCGACTGCAGTTGCGGGAAGGAAAGCTGGACGAACGCACGGTTGAAATGGAAGTAAAAGAACGCGGGCTTCCGGTCGGCGTGATCTCCAACGTCGGAGGGCTTGACGACCTCGAGAACAATCTCCGTGACATGCTGGGTGGAATGTTCCAAGGTAAGAAAAAGAAGCGGGTGATGAAGGTGCCGGAGGCGCTCAAACACCTGACACAGGAAGAAGCCCAGAAATTGATCGATATGGATGACGCCACACGTGAAGCCATCGCCAAGGTGGAACAGACCGGAATCGTGTTCCTCGATGAGATCGATAAGATCGCCGGCCGCGAACGTACCATGGGACCGGATGTGTCGCGGGAAGGCGTGCAACGCGACTTACTCCCCATCGTAGAAGGATGTACGGTCACTACGAAACACGGCCCGGTCGTGACGGATCATATTCTCTTCATCGCCGCCGGCGCCTTTCATGTGGCAAAGCCGTCCGACCTGATCCCGGAGCTTCAAGGACGGTTTCCCATCCGGGTGGAACTCAGTCCCTTATCAAAAGATGATTTTGTCCGTATTCTGACGGAGCCGAAAGGCGCGTTGGTCCGTCAATATCAGGCCTTGCTGGCCACAGAAGGCCTCACCATTGAGTTTGCCAAGGACGGCCTGGAAGAGATCGCCGAGGTCGCGGTGCAGGTGAATGAACGGACCGAGAACATCGGCGCGCGCCGGCTCTTCACCATCATGGAGCGGTTGCTTGAGGAAATTTCCTTCGAAGGGCCCGGATGGCCCGACAAACGAATCGACATCACCGCCTCTTACGTGAGGGAGCGCTTGAAAGATATCGTCAAGGACCAGGATTTGAGCCGGTATATACTCTAAGAGCTGATCATCGTCGACATCGGCCGATACGGTCGCCGAACTTGATAGCTTGGAGCCAAGCATGAACCGACTGATCAAGAAGGCCAACGTTCTCATCGAAGCCCTTCCGTATATTCGCACGTTCCGCGGGAAAACCGTGGTCGTCAAATACGGTGGCCATGCGATGACGGACTCTTCGCTCAAAGAACGCTTTGCGCAGGATATCGTGCTATTGAAGTACGTGGGGATCAATCCCGTCATCATTCACGGCGGCGGCCCGCAAATCGACAAGATGCTGGATCGGCTCGGCATCGAAGCAAAATTTCGTCACGGCGTCCGCATCACCGACGAGGCCACGATGGAAATCGTGGAAATGGTCTTGGCCGGAAAAATCAACATGGAGATCACCGATCTCATCAACCGGCACGGTGGAAGCGCGGTCGGTTTAAGCGGAAAGGACGGTGGCTTGATTCTCAGCAAGCCGTTGACGGCCAAGGCCTGGGCAGAAAGTCTGGAGCGCGACTTGGAGGGAGAAGATGGTGAAGGCGACTTTGGGTTGGTGGGCGACATTGAAAAGGTCGATCCGGGTCTGTTACGCAATCTTCAGGACGACCACTACATCCCCGTCATCGCACCCATAGGAACAGACCGCGAGGGCAATACATACAATATCAACGCGGATCTCGTGGCTGGGGCGGTGGCCGGTGCACTGCGCGCGGAGAAGCTTCTGATGATGACGGATATCAAAGGCATTCGCGATGCCAACGGACGCCACCTTTCCACGGTGTCTCGAAAAGATGTGCAACGTATGATGAAGAAAGGGATCATCACGGAAGGCATGATCCCGAAAGTTCATGCCTGCCTGGAGGCAATAGCTGAGGGAGTCGGCAAGGCCCATATCATCGATGGGCGCATTCCCCATGCCGTTCTGCTGGAAATCTTCACGCACAAAGGTATCGGCACCGAGATTGTGACCTAATCCTTCCCTTGACGGAAACCCACGTGCCCGTTGATCGCAACCTTCTCAAAGAAGACCTTCGCCATCTGGTAGGAGAGCGGCATCCCCTGTCCTCTCCAGTCCGCTTACAGCAGACGGAAGCGTATCTGCGCCGCCGATTCATGGAAGCTGGGCTCGCCGTCACTGCGCATGAATTCGAAGCATTGGGCAAGCCCTATCGGAATGTCATCGGAACGGCGCGCTCCAGTTCTCTGCACGATGAACACGCGCTCCCTCTGATTCTTGCCGCGCACTTCGATACAATTGAAGGGTCTCCCGGCGCTGATGACAATGCCAGCGCGCTCGCGGTGCTCCTACACGCAGCTCGTCAGGTCCGAAGTATAAAATTGGCCAGGCCGGTCCAGTTCATCGCCTTCAACTTGGAGGAACACAATCTCCTTGGCAGCTTCGCCTATACCTCATTCCTTCGGAAGAACCATCATGCCATTCATGGAGCGATCGTGCTGGAGTGCGTCGGTTATGCGAGCCATCAAGAAGGTTCGCAGAAAATCCCCCCCGGTGTGCCGATCGCCGTTCCCACGACAGCAAATTTCCTTGCCGTGATCGGCAATGAGCGGTCACGGGACTTGACGAGCTCCATCGCCCAGACGATGAAATCGCACCTTCCGATTGTTCCTTTGGTTGTGCCGGGCAACGGAGAAAAGCTGCCGGACACAAGACGTAGCGACCACACGTCGTTCTGGGAACAGGGGTTCCCGGCCGTCATGCTGACCGACACCGCGAACTTCCGTAATCCTCATTATCATCGGCCGACCGATACCCTCGACACGTTGAATCTCGACTTTATCGCCTCAGTCGCCGATGGGGTCACAGCAGCCGTCATGGCGTTGGCCGCCCGACCTATTACGTAGCGTTCATTCAGTGTATTGGCTAGACTGCCCGCTGCGCTGTGCGGAGCAAGAAAGACGTAACTTTCATGGGAGAGCTGATCGATGCCTTCACGAAAAGCCGATCTTGTCCCTGATTCCTTAGAGCCCCTCATCCTGGTCCTTAGAAACCAGCGCGTCATCCTGGATGCGGATTTGGCCAGACTATACGGAGTGCCTACGAAGCGCTTTAACGAAGCCTTCAAACGAAACCAACGGCGGTTCCCCGATGATTTTGCCTTTCAGCTCACCACTGTGGAGTTCAATAACTTGAAGTCGACATTTGCGACCTCAACGTCGCAATCAGTTGGAATGACAGGGATAAATGTGAACTGGTCGCAATTTGCGACCAGTTCCAGCCGCCATCGCGGAATGGCGTACCGACCCTGGGCGTTCACTGAGCACGGCGCCATGATGGTCGCCAACATTCTCCATAGCGAACGGGCAATCCACATGAGCGTCTTTGTGATACGAGCCTTTGTTCGACTGCGTGAACATATCGCTGCCAATCGGGCCATTCTTAAGCGCCTAGCTGAAATTGATAAGACCTTGCTTGAGCACGATACCGCCTTGGTCGATCTGTACGAGAAACTGCAACCACTGCTGCAACCGCCACCCGACGCACCCACGCGACGGATCGGCTTCCAGGCCAAGGGGAAAGCGTGAGGTCGAGCGGCACATCTTTCTGAGATTCTCCCTCCGAGGTATCCCTCCTCACCTGGTTCAAAACCATCCTTGATGATCTCGTGTTCGAGCTTGAGCACGTCGCCAAGGATGTCTTGCGGCTTGTCGTGGTCAACTGCTTCAACGGTCACGGGTTTGTAGCGGCCTGCGGCGAGGCTCCAGTCATTCTTTAGGGTGCGACTCGAACAATCAAAGTTGCTCCCCGTGTACTTCGAGACATTTCTTCAGACTCCCACTGCCAAGGAATATTTTCTGGGTTGCGCAATAAGAACAATCCATCTCGCCAGTATTAACATGACTCAGTTACGAGGTCTGCCTGTGCCGGTTCCATCTCTCAGTTTCCAGAAAGAATTTGCCTCTCGCCGACATCTTGATGATCTCTTTCAGTCGATGCTCCACCGCGCGTTCCAGGGAGAGTTATAGGCGCCCTAGCCTCTTGCCGATCGCGAGTTCTTTACCTTTAAGAACTCCTACTCTCTATAGGCAATATGTTCACTCAATCCTATTGTTCATGATTCATGAACGTGCTATATTGCCGATCACTATGAGACGCATTGCGCAAGAATCTCAGATCATCGCCTCAACATTGGATCGGCTCAAGGCCGTCCATCCTCTTCGCGTTGCAAATCTCCGGCGCGAGGTTGGTCCCAGGGACCATGGATGGGATGGTGAGGTCACGATCAAAACCAAAGGTAAGAACTATCACTATTTATTCGAGGTAAAGGCTCATCTTCGCCCACAAGTAGTTCAGCATCTGCTCATTAGAGCGAACGCCGATCGCAGTCGAAGGGGGGAGGCGACAGGGCTTTTATTGCTTGCTGATTACGTCAATCCACTGCTTGCTGGGAAGCTACGACACGCTGGCGTCAATTTTATTGATACAGCAGGCAACCTGTTCCTAAGCCGTGACCCAGGTCTTTATATTTATGTCGAAGGCAAAAAACCACCAACCTCTCAGAAGGAAAAACCAACCAGGCTGTTTCAGCCGAGCGGTCTTACACTTCTTTTCGGCCTGCTCATTGAGCCAGATTCCATCAACACTCCCTATCGGCATCTCTCCCATGCGAATGGCGTAGCTCTGGGAACGGTGGGATGGGTGAAACGAGATCTTAGGGAACAGGGATATCTGGAACCGCTCGGCAATGAGCGATTTCGTTTGCTTCGGAAGAAGGAATTGGTGGAGCGCTGGGTCCAGGGGTATGCAAGCCGCCTTCGCCCCAAACTCTTTCTCGGTGAGTTCAGAGATCTGAAAAACAACCTAGAATCCGTTGTCAAGAGTTTCCACCACTATGCCTCGGATCAGGGGCTATCGTGGGGACTCACAGGAGGGTTCGGCGCGGACGAATTGGTCCATCACTACCGCGGCAAAGTCCTCACGGTCTTCGTTGAATTGTGGCGACAGGATGAAGCTCTTCGGACCTTGAAGTGGTTGCCCGTTACAGAAGGACCGATCACCGTCATCAAGGCGTTTTCACCGAATGTCTTCCGGTTCTGGGGAAAACAAGAGCCTTACCCGGTAGTGCACCCTTTATTGGTTTACGCCGAACTGTTATGTCGAGCCACCGACCGCGACCTCGAAACCGCTCGGCTTATCTACCACAAGTACTTGGAGCCGACCCTTGCCAAAGATTGAGGCCCATCTTGCGCATGCGATGAATGTGCTCGCCGCCTACTTTGACCGTAAAGGGATTTCATTCGCACTTGTGGGTGCACTTGTTCCAAGCATTCTACTCTCCTCGGATGTCGGCACTCGCGAGACGCGCGACGCCGATCATGTGATCAAATTGTCGTCGTGGGCAGATTGGGAAGCTGTCATATCGGACCTCGCCAAATTGGGTTTTCGGCAAGGCCACGGGGAACAGGAGCACCGGCTTTATTATCAGACAGCAGAGATCGATCTCATTCCTTATGGGATCTCAGATGGCCCCGAGGACATCCTGGTTTGGAGGAAATCTGGCAACCACATGAATCTGACTGGGTTTGCGGAAGTGTTTCAATATGCAAGACAGGTTGAGGTTATGCAAGGGTTGGTACTGCCGATCGTACCACTGTGGCTGTTCGCGGTCTTAAAGGTGGTGGCCTATTTGGACAGAACATATCCGCGAGACCTTGTGGATCTCTCCTACGTCATGGAGCACTATGAGGCTAACCAGGCACGTCGATTTGAACTCGCGGGTTTAGCATGCATAGCGAGATATGAGGATGCAGGGGCGTTCCTGTTGGGAAATGATATTCGCGACAACGTTTCAGGGAAAGCTTTGGAGACGGTGAAGAGATGCATTGGCACTGTAACGAATGAGCATCATCCTATAGTCAACGCTATTCTCAGAGAGACGAACTCCTTGTATTCAGATGAGCGCA is a genomic window containing:
- the argB gene encoding acetylglutamate kinase, giving the protein MNRLIKKANVLIEALPYIRTFRGKTVVVKYGGHAMTDSSLKERFAQDIVLLKYVGINPVIIHGGGPQIDKMLDRLGIEAKFRHGVRITDEATMEIVEMVLAGKINMEITDLINRHGGSAVGLSGKDGGLILSKPLTAKAWAESLERDLEGEDGEGDFGLVGDIEKVDPGLLRNLQDDHYIPVIAPIGTDREGNTYNINADLVAGAVAGALRAEKLLMMTDIKGIRDANGRHLSTVSRKDVQRMMKKGIITEGMIPKVHACLEAIAEGVGKAHIIDGRIPHAVLLEIFTHKGIGTEIVT
- a CDS encoding M28 family peptidase, which produces MPVDRNLLKEDLRHLVGERHPLSSPVRLQQTEAYLRRRFMEAGLAVTAHEFEALGKPYRNVIGTARSSSLHDEHALPLILAAHFDTIEGSPGADDNASALAVLLHAARQVRSIKLARPVQFIAFNLEEHNLLGSFAYTSFLRKNHHAIHGAIVLECVGYASHQEGSQKIPPGVPIAVPTTANFLAVIGNERSRDLTSSIAQTMKSHLPIVPLVVPGNGEKLPDTRRSDHTSFWEQGFPAVMLTDTANFRNPHYHRPTDTLDTLNLDFIASVADGVTAAVMALAARPIT
- a CDS encoding ORF6N domain-containing protein, whose product is MPSRKADLVPDSLEPLILVLRNQRVILDADLARLYGVPTKRFNEAFKRNQRRFPDDFAFQLTTVEFNNLKSTFATSTSQSVGMTGINVNWSQFATSSSRHRGMAYRPWAFTEHGAMMVANILHSERAIHMSVFVIRAFVRLREHIAANRAILKRLAEIDKTLLEHDTALVDLYEKLQPLLQPPPDAPTRRIGFQAKGKA
- the hslU gene encoding ATP-dependent protease ATPase subunit HslU, giving the protein MNLNSLTPRQIVEELNRYVIGQKDAKRMVAIALRNRWRRQQVAPDLRDEVMPKNIIMIGPTGVGKTEIARRLAKLAEAPFLKVEASKFTEVGYVGRDVESIIRDLTELAINMVKTQRLASVQQKAEQQGEERLLDLLLPPPPPRPGFGESADETSTHTPPDSHEATRSKLRLQLREGKLDERTVEMEVKERGLPVGVISNVGGLDDLENNLRDMLGGMFQGKKKKRVMKVPEALKHLTQEEAQKLIDMDDATREAIAKVEQTGIVFLDEIDKIAGRERTMGPDVSREGVQRDLLPIVEGCTVTTKHGPVVTDHILFIAAGAFHVAKPSDLIPELQGRFPIRVELSPLSKDDFVRILTEPKGALVRQYQALLATEGLTIEFAKDGLEEIAEVAVQVNERTENIGARRLFTIMERLLEEISFEGPGWPDKRIDITASYVRERLKDIVKDQDLSRYIL